In the genome of Bubalus kerabau isolate K-KA32 ecotype Philippines breed swamp buffalo chromosome 8, PCC_UOA_SB_1v2, whole genome shotgun sequence, one region contains:
- the CCT8L2 gene encoding T-complex protein 1 subunit theta-like 2 → MDRRAPPTAPELPERLPAEEKHLLSSLTATDTLARVLRPCYGPQGRQKLLVTAKGDTVLTGHAAAILRALELEHPAARLLREAAQGQAEQSGDGAAFVVLLAQALLAQAERLLRAGLPRAQLREAYAAVAAETLALLPSLAVRALGPLEDPVWALRSVMNTHALWRTDHLAGLVAHACWATRELDGGFRPERVGVCALPGARQEDSCLLPGLALLGKPCGQVTMVLSGARVALLACDFGPARPLAPATARLSSPDDLIRFRKGSESLIEKQVAQLAAAANVVVVSGDIDEKTLTQADKYGLMVIQVASRREMVYLSEVLRTPLTPYLVPPLEPGKCQRVYGQELGEALAVVFEWESSGTPALTLVLRGATAHGLRGAEQAAYSGIDAYFQLCQDPRLLPGAGATEMALAKMLSEKGTKLEGPNGPTFLAFAQALQSLPETLAENAGLAVPDVMAEMNGAHQAGNFLIGVGVEGIINVAQEEVWDTLIAKAQGLRAVADVVQQLLTVDDVVLAKKSPAYPQDPNPEPKKRSARPL, encoded by the coding sequence ATGGACCGCAGAGCGCCTCCAACTGCGCCGGAGCTGCCCGAGCGGCTGCCGGCAGAGGAGAAGCACCTGCTGAGCAGCCTGACCGCGACAGACACCTTGGCCCGAGTCCTGCGGCCCTGCTACGGGCCCCAGGGGCGGCAGAAGCTCCTCGTCACCGCCAAAGGCGACACTGTGCTCACGGGGCACGCCGCGGCCATCCTGCGGGCGCTGGAGCTGGAGCACCCGGCTGCCCGGCTGCTACGGGAGGCGGCGCAGGGCCAGGCGGAGCAGAGCGGCGACGGCGCGGCCTTCGTGGTCCTCCTGGCCCAGGCGCTGCTGGCACAGGCCGAGCGCCTGCTGCGGGCCGGCCTGCCGCGCGCCCAGCTCCGCGAGGCCTACGCGGCGGTGGCCGCGGAGACGCTGGCCCTGCTGCCGTCGCTGGCTGTCCGCGCGCTGGGGCCCCTGGAGGACCCGGTCTGGGCGCTGCGCTCGGTCATGAACACGCACGCGCTCTGGCGCACCGACCACCTGGCTGGGCTGGTGGCGCATGCGTGCTGGGCCACGCGGGAGCTGGACGGCGGCTTCCGGCCGGAGCGCGTGGGCGTGTGCGCGCTGCCTGGCGCGCGGCAGGAGGACTCGTGCCTGCTGCCCGGCCTGGCCCTGCTGGGCAAGCCCTGCGGCCAGGTGACCATGGTGCTCAGTGGTGCCCGCGTGGCTCTCTTGGCCTGCGACTTCGGGCCCGCCCGCCCCCTTGCTCCGGCCACCGCCCGGCTCTCCAGCCCCGATGACCTGATCCGGTTCCGGAAAGGCAGCGAGAGTCTGATAGAAAAGCAGGTGGCCCAGCTGGCTGCTGCGGCTAACGTGGTTGTGGTCTCGGGGGACATCGACGAGAAGACCCTCACGCAAGCGGACAAGTACGGCCTCATGGTGATCCAGGTCGCGTCCCGGCGGGAGATGGTTTATCTGAGCGAGGTGCTGCGCACCCCTTTGACGCCTTACCTCGTTCCTCCGCTGGAGCCAGGGAAGTGTCAGAGGGTGTACGGGCAGGAGCTGGGAGAAGCTTTGGCCGTGGTGTTTGAGTGGGAGAGTTCAGGCACCCCTGCCCTCACCTTGGTCCTCAGGGGGGCCACTGCCCATGGGCTGCGGGGGGCCGAGCAGGCCGCCTACAGCGGCATTGACGCCTACTTCCAGCTGTGCCAGGACCCCAGACTgctccccggagctggggccacagAGATGGCCCTGGCGAAGATGCTCTCGGAGAAAGGGACCAAACTGGAAGGGCCCAACGGCCCCACCTTCCTGGCGTTCGCCCAAGCCCTGCAATCTCTTCCGGAAACTTTGGCAGAGAACGCAGGCTTAGCTGTCCCCGACGTGATGGCAGAAATGAACGGAGCTCACCAGGCTGGAAACTTCCTCATAGGAGTGGGGGTCGAGGGGATAATAAATGTGGCCCAGGAAGAAGTGTGGGACACCCTGATAGCCAAAGCCCAAGGACTTCGAGCCGTGGCTGACGTGGTTCAACAGCTCCTGACTGTTGATGATGTTGTCTTGGCCAAGAAAAGTCCCGCATATCCGCAGGACCCGAATCCTGAACCCAAGAAGAGGAGTGCCCGTCCCCTGTGA